Proteins found in one Cytophagia bacterium CHB2 genomic segment:
- a CDS encoding type 1 glutamine amidotransferase domain-containing protein codes for MMSANINVFDPNKPKKVLLVAANPAVSTTTGWPIGFWAAELTHPYFEFTEHGYQVEIASPKGGKLQLDGFSDPRHESGYSAHDLISWGFLSSPKHAALLENTKSLAQAKISDYDALFLAGGQSPMYTFIDDAKLHKFVADFYEAGKVVAVVCHATCVLLKAKLSDGKLLVDGKTWTGFANSEEQFADNFVGKRIQPFWIENEAKKLANTNFITGGMFKPFAVRDGRLITGQQQYSGADAAKLVIEALGV; via the coding sequence ATGATGAGCGCCAATATCAATGTCTTCGATCCCAACAAGCCGAAAAAAGTCTTGCTGGTCGCCGCCAATCCCGCGGTTTCAACAACCACCGGCTGGCCGATTGGCTTTTGGGCCGCCGAGTTGACGCATCCCTACTTCGAGTTTACCGAACACGGTTATCAAGTTGAAATCGCCAGCCCGAAGGGCGGCAAGCTGCAGCTCGACGGCTTCAGCGATCCGCGTCACGAGAGCGGCTATTCGGCGCATGATCTGATCAGTTGGGGATTTTTGAGCAGCCCCAAACACGCGGCGCTCCTCGAAAACACCAAAAGCCTCGCGCAGGCAAAAATTTCCGACTACGACGCGCTATTTCTCGCCGGCGGGCAGTCGCCGATGTATACCTTCATCGATGACGCGAAGCTGCACAAATTCGTTGCTGATTTCTACGAAGCCGGCAAGGTCGTTGCGGTGGTTTGCCACGCCACCTGCGTCCTGCTCAAAGCCAAATTGAGCGACGGGAAACTTTTGGTCGACGGCAAAACCTGGACGGGCTTCGCCAATTCCGAAGAGCAGTTTGCCGACAATTTCGTGGGCAAGCGCATTCAGCCCTTTTGGATTGAGAATGAAGCGAAAAAGCTCGCCAACACCAACTTCATCACCGGCGGCATGTTCAAGCCGTTTGCTGTGCGCGACGGCAGATTGATCACCGGACAGCAGCAATACTCCGGCGCGGACGCGGCAAAGTTGGTGATTGAGGCGCTGGGGGTGTAA